A single window of Anopheles moucheti chromosome 2, idAnoMoucSN_F20_07, whole genome shotgun sequence DNA harbors:
- the LOC128310053 gene encoding uncharacterized protein LOC128310053, with protein MEQQAASERFVLYGGNLRNSIEADCNSLGELVVKRLLRNGDAVALVDAVSGETLTYHQILARALKLANRFHRLGIKRNSVVGICSENSIHFPVITFATIMLGGTVLPINYSYSPSELQHVLQLTKPIALFASEVPLRKIVALRSALPSVKLLVSLGKERPSRGVALLSDFFDNSPVSNMRSFTPQPVPLKRQVAVMVMSSGTTGLPKAVQLTHHNVMIVMAYQAEDPRYTELPVPLRVLGLLPFYHVFGFMLSLNSCLNKVPMVVLSHFEPNLFLRTIQDHRITMASLVPPLVVFLAKSPLVDSYDLSSLYAVLCGAAPLSREIEELVRSRLPNVQTIRTGYGMSETSLGVISRTDDKVGSVGKVHKTTYVKVVDLEMGGALGPNQIGEICIKGPLVMKGYLHNDQATSEMIDAVGWLHTGDIGYYDEEQDFYIVDRIKDLIKYKGFQVPPAELEDVLLSHPSIRDCAVVGVPDETAGELPAAFVVIQPGKEVTEQEVIHCVASKLSPQKHLRGGVYFVDEIPKTGSGKILRRQLRDALQQQKSKL; from the exons ATGGAGCAGCAGGCAGCATCCGAGCGTTTTGTGCTGTACGGTGGCAATCTGCGTAACAGCATCGAGGCTGATTGTAACTCTTTAGGCGAGCTGGTCGTAAAGCGGCTGCTTCGCAATGGAGACGCGGTGGCACTG GTGGATGCTGTTTCGGGGGAAACGCTTACATACCATCAGATTCTAGCCCGCGCACTCAAGCTGGCCAATCGCTTCCATCGGCTCGGCATAAAGCGTAACAGCGTGGTTGGAATTTGCAGTGAAAACAGCATCCACTTCCCCGTCATTACGTTCGCAACGATTATGCTGGGCGGTACTGTGCTACCTATCAACTATAGCTACAGCCCATCCGAGTTGCAACACGTACTGCAGCTGACCAAACCGATCGCTCTGTTTGCGTCCGAAGTACCACTGCGAAAGATCGTCGCTCTGCGTAGTGCTCTGCCATCGGTAAAACTGCTCGTTTCGCTCGGCAAGGAACGTCCATCGCGTGGTGTAGCCCTGCTGAGTGATTTCTTCGATAACAGCCCGGTCAGCAATATGCGCAGTTTCACGCCACAACCCGTTCCGCTCAAACGTCAAGTCGCCGTGATGGTGATGTCGTCCGGGACGACAGGACTCCCGAAAGCGGTACAACTGACGCACCACAATGTGATGATCGTGATGGCGTACCAGGCGGAAGATCCACGCTACACCGAACTACCCGTACCGTTGCGTGTGCTTGGTCTGCTTCCGTTCTACCACGTGTTTGGTTTTATGCTGTCGCTTAACAGCTGCCTCAACAAAGTGCCCATGGTGGTGTTGTCCCATTTCGAGCCGAACTTGTTTCTGCGCACTATTCAAGATCATCGCATTACCATGGCAAGTCTCGTGCCACCGCTTGTCGTCTTTCTGGCCAAGAGTCCGCTAGTGGACAGTTACGATTTGAGCTCACTGTATGCTGTTCTGTGCGGTGCTGCCCCACTCAGCCGGGAGATAGAAGAACTGGTCCGGTCTCGTCTGCCAAATGTGCAGACGATCCGCACCGGATATGGTATGAGCGAAACTTCCCTTGGGGTTATATCGCGCACAGACGATAAGGTTGGTTCCGTGGGCAAGGTACATAAAACCACCTACGTGAAGGTGGTTGATCTAGAAATGGGTGGAGCGCTGGGTCCGAACCAGATCGGTGAGATCTGCATCAAGGGTCCACTGGTGATGAAAGGCTATCTCCACAACGATCAAGCAACGTCTGAAATGATCGATGCCGTTGGTTGGCTGCACACCGGAGATATTGGATATTACGACGAGGAGCAAGACTTCTACATTGTCGATCGCATTAAAGATCTGATCAAGTACAAAGGATTCCAGGTGCCACCGGCCGAACTGGAGGATGTGCTGCTTAGCCATCCAAGCATACGTGACTGTGCAGTAGTTGGGGTTCCGGACGAAACCGCCGGAGAACTTCCGGCGGCTTTCGTTGTCATCCAACCGGGCAAAGAAGTCACTGAACAGGAAGTGATCCACTGTGTCGCTTCCAAATTGTCACCCCAAAAGCATCTTCGCGGGGGTGTGTACTTTGTGGACGAGATACCCAAAACCGGCAGTGGGAAGATATTGCGCCGTCAGCTTCGCGATGCTttgcaacagcaaaaatcGAAACTGTAA
- the LOC128297165 gene encoding uncharacterized protein LOC128297165, with protein MDQPDTFDDTLIVRGAPAPADLTLGSRSLGELFLKVLRKTPAGVALIDGVTGKEYSYAEVLERSCQLAAYLQDHGIKRGDVVAIVAENRQEYPITIIALFVVGATVALFNPSYTARELVHALNVARPKIVFVSSLASGALLKASRSVKQGFNVISYDALERGTTFGQCLQRSRKRCTLDSLQPEPVDIADEVAIIVMSSGTTGLPKGVLITHRNVMATMANVREVLEKGFPLHCSVDVLPWFHVAGGIAMISRLGANLTIVYLPRFEPRTYLRCIERYRPSFLNTVPPIVVFLAKHPAVPEYDLSSVQTIACGAAPLSREVEELIVARLPGISIRQGYGMSETTQAITFNDGQTPKPGSIGKVRSGQLGKVVDPDTGRVLGPEQHGELCFKGTLIMKGYIGVERVIDTDGWLHTGDIGYYDADGDFFIVDRLKELIKYKAFQVAPAELEALLLSHPGVNDCAVVGKTDERVGELPVAFVVRAEGIPVTEEQLIKHIEERVSNEKRLRGGVKFVEEIPKTASGKILRRTLRELVNQKAKL; from the exons ATGGACCAACCCGACACATTCGACGACACTTTGATCGTACGTggtgcaccagcaccagctgaTCTCACGTTGGGATCACGATCTCTCGGTGAACTGTTCCTGAAAGTGCTCCGCAAGACTCCGGCCGGTGTGGCCCTGATAGATGGTGTAACCGGAAAAGAATATTCGTACGCCGAGGTGCTGGAACGGTCCTGTCAGTTGGCCGCCTATCTGCAAGATCACGGCATCAAGCGCGGTGACGTAGTGGCAATAGTGGCCGAAAACCGTCAAGAGTATCCGATCACGATCATTGCCCTGTTTGTGGTTGGTGCCACTGTCGCACTGTTTAATCCAAGTTACACCGCAC GCGAGCTCGTGCATGCGTTAAACGTTGCTAGACCGAAGATTGTGTTCGTTTCATCGTTGGCTAGCGGTGCGCTGCTCAAAGCTAGCCGATCTGTCAAGCAGGGCTTCAACGTTATCTCTTACGATGCACTGGAACGGGGGACAACCTTTGGCCAGTGTTTACAGCGCTCCAGAAAACGCTGTACGCTAGATTCACTGCAACCCGAACCGGTAGATATTGCCGACGAAGTGGCTATCATAGTGATGTCCTCTGGTACGACTGGTCTACCGAAGGGCGTTCTTATCACACACCGTAATGTGATGGCGACGATGGCTAATGTGCGAGAGGTGTTGGAGAAAGGTTTCCCGTTGCATTGCAGCGTCGATGTGCTGCCCTGGTTCCATGTAGCTGGCGGTATTGCTATGATCAGCCGGCTCGGTGCCAACCTCACCATTGTTTATCTGCCACGATTCGAGCCACGCACTTACCTGCGCTGCATCGAACGGTATCGGCCGAGCTTCCTCAACACGGTACCGCCGATTGTGGTCTTCCTGGCGAAACATCCGGCCGTCCCCGAGTACGATCTGTCCTCGGTGCAAACGATCGCCTGTGGGGCTGCTCCGCTCAGCCGGGAAGTTGAAGAGTTGATCGTCGCACGGCTGCCGGGCATAAGCATCCGTCAGGGTTACGGGATGAGCGAGACTACGCAGGCCATCACATTCAACGATGGCCAGACGCCCAAACCGGGTAGCATTGGGAAAGTGCGTTCGGGTCAACTGGGTAAAGTGGTCGACCCTGATACGGGCCGCGTCCTTGGTCCCGAGCAGCACGGTGAGCTTTGCTTTAAGGGCACCTTGATCATGAAGGGTTACATCGGTGTCGAGCGTGTGATCGATACCGACGGTTGGCTACACACCGGCGACATAGGATATTACGATGCAGACGGGGATTTCTTCATCGTGGATCGGCTGAAGGAGTTGATCAAGTATAAAGCATTCCAGGTGGCACCGGCTGAGCTGGAGGCACTGCTTTTAAGCCACCCGGGCGTTAATGATTGTGCCGTTGTTGGTAAAACGGACGAGCGCGTTGGTGAGCTACCGGTAGCATTTGTAGTAAGGGCCGAGGGTATTCCAGTTACAGAGGAACAGCTTATAAAGCACATCGAAGAACGAGTGTCAAACGAGAAGAGATTGCGCGGAGGAGTTAAGTTCGTGGAAGAGATTCCAAAGACGGCTAGCGGCAAAATATTACGACGCACGTTACGAGAGTTGGTGAACCAGAAGGcaaaattgtaa